One segment of Carya illinoinensis cultivar Pawnee chromosome 1, C.illinoinensisPawnee_v1, whole genome shotgun sequence DNA contains the following:
- the LOC122278516 gene encoding BTB/POZ and TAZ domain-containing protein 3-like, whose translation MTSVDINSPWMPSTGESICGSFNINLEDDNPANIFTMQEVPSSSVLSKCNLPKPPPFPGKSFRTVKNSSRLSDCSSVPKETRDIWEKLFKEGYGSDVYVITADKSYILAHSSVLSVASPVLGNILQQAKVRNGMKYIKIPGVPYQAAYAFIRFLYSSCYEEEEMKQYVLHLMVLSHCYSVPSLKRVCIYILEQGWLTKENVIDVLQLARNCDAPRLTFICVRIIIRNFKTIPLTEGWRVMKRVNPALEQELLECVVEADARKEERWKKIEEKKVYLQLQEAMEALIHICRDGCRTIGPRDKVLKGSQVVCGFPACRGLETLVRHFSSCKTRVPGGCVHCKRMWQLLELHSRICSEPDSCKVPLCRHFKEKMQQQTKKDEGRWKLLVRKVIAAKNSLGPFSSQRTGSL comes from the exons ATGACTTCAGTGGATATTAACTCTCCATGGATGCCCTCGACTGGTGAATCCATCTGTGGATCTTTTAATATAAACCTAGAGGATGATAACCCTGCCAATATTTTTACCATGCAGGAAGTTCCTTCCTCTTCTGTTTTATCTAAATGTAATCTTCCTAAACCACCACCTTTCCCTGGTAAATCCTTTCGTACCGTAAAAAATTCCAGTAGGCTGTCAGATTGTAGCTCTGTCCCGAAAGAAACAAGAGATATATGGGAAAAGCTTTTCAAGGAAGGATATGGTTCAGATGTATACGTTATCACTGCagacaaatcatatattttggCTCATTCCAGTGTTCTG AGTGTTGCATCTCCAGTGCTGGGGAACATTCTTCAGCAAGCAAAAGTTAGGAATGGTATGAAATACATCAAGATTCCCGGGGTGCCTTATCAAGCTGCCTACGCTTTTATTCGTTTTCTTTACTCATCCTG CTACGAAGAGGAAGAAATGAAGCAGTATGTTCTCCACTTGATGGTTTTGTCTCACTGCTACTCAGTTCCATCGCTgaaaagagtttgcatatataTTCTGGAGCAGGGCTGGCTGACCAAAGAAAACGTAATAGATGTGCTTCAATTAGCAAGAAACTGTGATGCACCACGGCTCACTTTCATTTGTGTCCGTATAATTATCAGAAACTTCAAAACTATACCTTTAACTGAAGGCTGGAGAGTAATGAAACGTGTTAATCCTGCACTTGAACAAGAGCTTCTGGAGTGTGTTGTTGAGGCGGATGCT AGAAAGGAAGAGCGGTGGAAGAAAATTGAAGAGAAAAAGGTGTACCTACAATTGCAGGAGGCAATGGAAGCCCTCATTCACATATGTAGGGATGGGTGTAGAACAATAGGACCGCGTGACAAAGTGCTTAAAGGAAGCCAGGTTGTTTGTGGTTTCCCAGCTTGCAGAGGGCTTGAGACTTTAGTCCGTCATTTCTCTAGTTGTAAGACCCGGGTTCCTGGTGGATGCGTTCACTGCAAACGCATGTGGCAGCTGCTTGAATTGCATTCTCGGATATGCAGTGAGCCTGATTCTTGCAAGGTCCCTCTTTGTAG GCATTTCAAGGAAAAAATGCAGCAGCAGACCAAGAAAGACGAGGGTAGGTGGAAACTGTTGGTCAGGAAAGTGATAGCAGCAAAGAATTCGCTAGGACCATTCTCAAGTCAGCGCACAGGTTCATTGTGA
- the LOC122278521 gene encoding sm-like protein LSM36B produces the protein MSGGGEKGSATTKTPGDFLKSIRGRPVVVKLNSGVDYRGILACLDGYMNIAMEQTEEYVNGQLKNKYGDAFIRGNNVLYISTSKRTLADGA, from the exons ATGAGCGGAGGTGGAGAGAAGGGTTCAGCAACTACTAAAACTCCTGGAGATTTTCTCAAATCAATCCGTGGTCGTCCTGTCGTTGTTAAACTGAATTCAGGAGTTGATTATCGAG GCATTCTTGCATGTCTTGATGGGTATATGAATATAGCAATGGAGCAAACAGAAGAATATGTCAATGGGCAGTTGAAAAATAAGTATGGTGATGCTTTCATTCGCGGAAACAATG TTCTCTACATTAGTACATCAAAGAGGACGCTAGCAGATGGGGCTTAA